The following proteins come from a genomic window of Nostoc sp. ATCC 53789:
- a CDS encoding actin-binding WH2 domain-containing protein gives MLKKQNRGIQQFGVLVNLLRDRQSFLEEIRQGVRLQNKISSLFVTSSIFFALYGAIIGASHSWAQALSGAIKLPVFYLITLIICFPTLFFFNVLFGSRSSVLQHFVVLLTSVSVISVLLFSLAPVTLFFLITTPDSYQFFKLLNVLIFGITGIFGVKFLYEGMQLLSQQDEVGKKTRTTILRSWLLLYAFVGMQLGWFLRPFFGAPDSKFELFRAVKGNFYLDIVTAISEILGLR, from the coding sequence ATGCTGAAAAAGCAGAATCGCGGAATTCAACAATTTGGTGTCTTGGTTAATTTACTGCGCGATCGCCAGTCTTTTTTAGAAGAAATCCGTCAGGGAGTCAGGTTACAAAATAAAATCAGTTCTCTATTCGTAACTAGTTCTATATTCTTTGCTCTTTATGGAGCAATTATCGGTGCATCTCACAGTTGGGCACAGGCATTATCTGGTGCGATTAAACTTCCGGTATTCTATTTAATCACACTGATTATTTGTTTCCCGACTTTGTTCTTTTTTAATGTTTTGTTTGGTTCTCGGAGCAGTGTTTTACAGCATTTCGTTGTATTACTCACATCTGTATCAGTGATTAGCGTACTTTTATTTAGCTTGGCACCCGTTACACTATTTTTTCTCATCACTACACCAGATTCATATCAATTTTTCAAACTATTGAATGTGCTAATTTTTGGTATTACAGGCATCTTTGGTGTGAAATTTTTATATGAAGGGATGCAATTACTTTCTCAACAAGATGAAGTCGGTAAAAAAACCCGCACCACTATTTTAAGATCCTGGTTATTGCTTTATGCCTTTGTTGGTATGCAGTTAGGATGGTTTCTCAGACCATTTTTTGGTGCGCCTGATTCTAAATTTGAATTATTTCGCGCAGTAAAAGGCAACTTTTATTTGGATATTGTGACGGCGATTTCCGAAATTTTAGGTTTGCGTTAA
- a CDS encoding DUF2358 domain-containing protein, whose amino-acid sequence MDIIEILKEDYQRFPVNQTYSIYAPDVYFQDPLNKFRGVKRYQKMINFIQTWFLDPKMDLHNIQRLGDTIKTEWTLSWNTPLPWKPRISIPGWSELGLNSDGLIVSHIDYWNCSPLDVVKQHF is encoded by the coding sequence ATGGATATCATTGAAATTCTCAAAGAAGACTATCAAAGATTCCCAGTCAATCAAACTTACAGCATTTACGCTCCAGACGTTTATTTTCAAGACCCACTGAATAAATTTCGTGGTGTTAAACGTTATCAAAAAATGATTAATTTTATCCAAACTTGGTTTTTAGATCCCAAGATGGACTTACATAATATTCAACGTTTAGGAGACACAATCAAAACTGAGTGGACACTCAGTTGGAATACTCCTCTCCCCTGGAAGCCACGGATTTCTATTCCTGGTTGGAGTGAATTAGGTCTTAACTCTGATGGTTTGATTGTCTCCCATATCGATTATTGGAATTGTTCACCCTTAGACGTGGTGAAGCAGCATTTCTAG
- a CDS encoding FAD-binding oxidoreductase, whose product MSLTEEILSQLPGDVLGGLRQGDRILTSLRENSAPAPQLVKENQQPLGVVDFDVLICGGTLGILIGCALAVKGLRVALMERGILRGREQEWNISRQELDVFVELNLLTEDELETAIATKYNPARVSFDGGTEVWVEDVLNIGVDPVYLLATLKTRFLAVGGKLLENTPFTEAIVHPDGVMINKQFKTRLLIDAMGHLSPISQQARQGKKPDALCLVVGSCAQGFPENNSGDLLLSFTPLQNQCQYFWEAFPARDGRTTYLFTYMDAHPQRLSLEGLFEEYLRLLPEYQGVELSKLKFQRALFGFFPTYRQSPLKTLWNRILPAGDSSGSQSPLSFGGFGAMVRHLKRLTYGIYEALETEQLSVKALALLQPYQPSLTVTWLFQKAMSVGINQKIAPDQINQLLSAVFQEMQQLGTPVLKPFLQDIVQFSALTQTLLKTGLSHPGIVAKIIPQVGLGSLLDWTLHYGNLGVYTALFWLSPMLETWIKNQPNEQQYYWHRLVDAWKYGSGGDYSDET is encoded by the coding sequence ATGTCTTTAACTGAAGAAATTCTTTCCCAATTACCAGGTGATGTTTTAGGAGGGTTGCGTCAAGGCGATCGCATCCTCACATCTCTGCGCGAAAACTCCGCACCCGCACCACAGTTAGTTAAAGAAAATCAACAACCTTTAGGCGTTGTCGATTTCGATGTGCTGATCTGCGGTGGCACTTTAGGTATTTTAATTGGTTGCGCCTTAGCGGTGAAGGGACTGCGGGTAGCGTTGATGGAACGGGGTATTTTACGGGGGAGAGAACAAGAGTGGAATATCTCTCGGCAAGAATTAGATGTGTTTGTGGAATTAAACTTGCTGACTGAGGATGAATTAGAAACTGCGATCGCAACTAAATATAATCCAGCGCGAGTTAGTTTTGATGGCGGTACAGAAGTTTGGGTAGAAGATGTCTTGAATATTGGCGTAGATCCAGTTTATCTCCTGGCTACATTGAAGACCCGATTTCTCGCTGTGGGTGGGAAGTTGTTAGAAAATACACCCTTTACTGAAGCGATCGTTCATCCAGATGGGGTGATGATAAATAAGCAATTCAAAACTCGGTTATTAATCGACGCAATGGGACATCTTTCACCCATCAGCCAACAAGCACGCCAAGGCAAAAAACCAGACGCGCTGTGCTTAGTTGTCGGAAGTTGTGCCCAAGGTTTTCCGGAAAATAACTCAGGCGACTTGTTGTTATCATTTACGCCTTTGCAAAATCAATGTCAGTACTTCTGGGAAGCTTTCCCAGCCAGGGATGGCAGAACCACTTACTTGTTTACCTACATGGATGCACATCCCCAACGTTTGAGTTTAGAAGGTCTATTTGAAGAATATCTGCGTCTCTTACCAGAATATCAGGGAGTGGAATTGAGCAAGCTAAAATTTCAACGGGCGTTATTTGGCTTCTTTCCTACCTATCGGCAAAGTCCTCTCAAAACTCTTTGGAATCGCATTTTGCCAGCCGGAGACAGCAGTGGTAGTCAGTCTCCCTTGAGTTTTGGTGGTTTTGGGGCAATGGTGCGTCACCTGAAGCGTTTAACTTATGGCATTTACGAAGCGCTAGAAACAGAACAATTATCTGTAAAAGCTTTAGCACTGCTGCAACCATATCAGCCAAGTCTGACTGTTACCTGGTTGTTTCAAAAAGCGATGAGTGTTGGTATAAATCAGAAAATTGCCCCAGATCAAATTAACCAACTCCTGTCGGCAGTATTTCAAGAAATGCAACAGTTGGGTACACCAGTGTTAAAACCATTTTTACAGGATATAGTGCAGTTTTCGGCACTAACCCAAACACTGTTAAAAACTGGTTTATCTCATCCGGGAATAGTTGCCAAAATCATTCCGCAAGTAGGTTTAGGAAGTTTATTAGATTGGACGTTACATTACGGCAATTTAGGTGTATATACTGCCTTGTTTTGGTTGAGTCCAATGTTAGAAACATGGATTAAGAATCAACCAAATGAACAACAATATTATTGGCATCGTTTGGTTGATGCCTGGAAGTATGGTTCTGGCGGTGATTACTCAGATGAAACTTAG
- a CDS encoding actin-binding WH2 domain-containing protein: protein MIERKSLGIKYFAVLIGFLRDRPGFLEEIRQGTRLPTKIISLLVCSSLFLAAYGGIIGAYHSWMQALSSAIKLPALYLITLLICIPTLFFANIIFGSKRTFAQHLALVLTAVSVTSVLLFSFAPITLFFLITTNNYQFLILLNVFIFALTGFIGISSLYQATSLVLEQDDEGSKTRQKILQFWLFLYAFVGSQLGWTLRPFFGTPGSVFELFREREGNFYLSVIKSLSYLFGFR, encoded by the coding sequence ATGATTGAACGGAAATCATTAGGAATCAAATACTTTGCAGTCCTGATTGGATTCCTGCGCGATCGCCCAGGTTTTCTGGAGGAAATTCGCCAAGGTACGAGATTACCAACTAAAATCATTTCTCTGCTGGTTTGCAGTTCCTTATTTCTCGCCGCGTATGGTGGAATCATTGGTGCATACCATAGCTGGATGCAAGCTTTGTCTTCCGCCATTAAACTCCCAGCCCTTTATTTAATCACACTTTTGATTTGTATCCCGACGTTGTTCTTTGCTAACATCATTTTTGGTTCCAAGCGGACTTTTGCACAGCATTTAGCATTAGTATTAACTGCGGTTTCAGTCACAAGCGTACTTTTATTTAGCTTTGCACCAATCACCCTCTTTTTCTTGATTACCACGAATAATTACCAATTTTTAATTCTGTTAAATGTATTCATCTTTGCATTAACTGGATTTATTGGTATTTCGTCTTTATATCAGGCGACGAGTTTAGTTTTAGAACAAGATGATGAAGGTAGTAAGACACGCCAAAAGATTTTACAATTTTGGCTATTTCTTTACGCTTTCGTAGGCAGTCAGTTAGGATGGACTCTCAGACCATTTTTTGGCACACCTGGTTCTGTATTTGAACTATTCCGCGAAAGAGAAGGTAATTTCTATTTAAGCGTCATTAAATCTCTTAGCTATCTTTTTGGATTCCGTTAA
- a CDS encoding type II toxin-antitoxin system VapC family toxin, producing the protein MHHTATKPQDFRLLDIKISHVTVVATLPSHHRDPFDRILIAQALAENILILSADKIFDLYPIRRLW; encoded by the coding sequence ATTCATCACACAGCAACTAAACCTCAAGATTTTAGGTTACTCGATATCAAAATTAGCCATGTTACTGTTGTTGCCACACTACCCTCACATCATCGCGATCCATTTGACCGAATTTTAATTGCACAAGCACTCGCAGAAAATATACTTATACTGAGTGCTGATAAAATTTTTGATCTATATCCAATAAGACGTTTATGGTAA
- a CDS encoding ribulose bisphosphate carboxylase small subunit codes for MGYYIAPRFLDKLAVHITKNFLKLPGVRVPVILGIHGRKGEGKTFQCQLVFEKMGIEVTNISGGELESPDAGDPARLIRLRYRETAELIKVRGKMCVLMINDLDAGAGRFDEGTQYTVNTQLVNATLMNIADNPTDVQLPGSYDSTPLHRVPIIVTGNDFSTLYAPLIRDGRMEKFYWEPDRDDKVGIVKGIFEPDGLSQKEVEQLVDTFVNQSIDFFSALRSRIYDEQIRNYIHKVGFEKVSLSVVNSTEGPPEFKKPDFRLSHLIESGNFLVGEQKRVENSHLVDDYNRLNRGRNSQSAQPAAVTPINQPSSNGATQEAKTNGFQKQEVSSPHLTLETQEQIRQLLSQGYKISIEHVDERRFRTGSWQSCVHSHIDAESDAISNLEATLAEYSGEYIRLVGIDPKAKRRVLETIIHRPHGKN; via the coding sequence ATGGGTTACTACATCGCTCCCCGCTTTTTGGACAAACTGGCTGTCCACATCACCAAAAACTTTCTAAAGCTTCCTGGTGTGCGAGTTCCCGTGATTTTAGGTATTCACGGACGCAAAGGAGAAGGCAAAACATTTCAATGTCAATTAGTCTTCGAGAAAATGGGTATCGAAGTGACTAATATCTCTGGCGGCGAATTGGAAAGTCCAGATGCAGGAGATCCAGCGCGGTTGATTCGGCTGCGGTATCGGGAAACAGCAGAACTGATCAAAGTACGCGGCAAAATGTGTGTACTGATGATTAACGATTTAGATGCGGGGGCTGGACGCTTTGATGAAGGCACGCAATATACTGTAAATACGCAGTTGGTGAATGCCACACTGATGAATATTGCTGATAATCCTACAGATGTGCAGTTGCCTGGAAGCTACGATTCCACACCTTTACATCGTGTACCGATTATTGTCACAGGTAATGATTTTTCTACCCTCTATGCACCGTTAATTCGGGATGGACGGATGGAGAAATTTTACTGGGAACCAGACAGAGACGACAAAGTGGGAATTGTCAAAGGGATTTTTGAACCGGATGGACTATCGCAGAAGGAAGTTGAACAACTAGTTGATACATTTGTCAACCAGTCAATTGACTTTTTTAGCGCTTTGCGATCGCGCATTTATGACGAACAAATCCGCAACTACATCCATAAAGTAGGTTTTGAGAAAGTATCCTTGAGTGTGGTTAACAGCACTGAAGGGCCACCAGAATTTAAAAAGCCTGATTTCAGGCTGTCTCACTTAATCGAGTCTGGTAACTTCCTCGTTGGTGAACAAAAACGGGTGGAAAATTCCCATTTGGTTGATGATTACAACCGACTCAATCGAGGTAGAAATTCTCAATCTGCACAGCCTGCTGCTGTAACACCAATTAATCAGCCGTCAAGCAATGGTGCAACTCAAGAAGCAAAAACGAATGGATTCCAGAAACAGGAAGTATCAAGCCCACATTTAACCCTAGAGACACAAGAACAGATTCGGCAATTATTATCTCAAGGTTACAAAATCAGCATTGAACACGTAGATGAGCGCCGTTTCCGCACAGGTTCTTGGCAAAGTTGTGTTCATAGCCACATTGATGCCGAGTCTGATGCAATCTCAAACTTAGAGGCAACTTTGGCAGAATATAGCGGTGAGTATATCCGCTTAGTAGGTATTGATCCGAAAGCCAAGCGGCGGGTTTTAGAGACAATTATTCATCGTCCGCATGGGAAAAATTAG
- a CDS encoding pentapeptide repeat-containing protein, whose protein sequence is MSFIKTNGLTILLVFISVIFIFSLTLIFSLFENIQGLSNQEKIEYITQALTTIAIIIGGLALIINAYYTSRLSLDENQSLLMQILAGTLAWDNNIVTGINYKQPTPQEIVPERFSKAIEQLGNEKIETRFAAIYALERIAKDSPKDHWTIMEILAAFIRENAPVNQKYEDELQVSSKLPTDIQTAITVIGRRDSHKDPVNQKLDLRNTDLSNADLTEANLSKAIFVGANLQWVNFTQANLSEADLSVTNLCGSVFYEANLSKATLPEANLQGVILRKANLSKAILYDANLEGAILCDASLVGAILCDANLEGAILCDANLFEANFEGSNLEDANLIGSNLQNAKLAGANLEGVLLSTANLQDANLQETNLFRANLSGCENLELQQIEEAFGDRTTILPENLNIPQHWR, encoded by the coding sequence ATGTCTTTCATAAAGACAAATGGGCTCACGATTTTGCTGGTATTTATCTCAGTTATATTTATTTTTTCTTTAACTCTAATCTTTTCCTTATTTGAAAATATTCAAGGACTTTCAAACCAAGAAAAAATAGAATATATCACTCAAGCCTTAACAACTATTGCGATCATTATTGGAGGACTAGCATTAATTATTAATGCTTACTATACATCCAGACTCTCTTTGGATGAAAATCAGAGTCTGTTAATGCAGATCCTTGCTGGGACACTAGCTTGGGATAACAACATAGTAACTGGTATCAATTACAAGCAACCAACTCCCCAAGAAATTGTTCCCGAACGCTTTTCTAAAGCAATTGAACAACTAGGAAATGAAAAAATTGAAACGCGGTTTGCCGCAATTTATGCTTTAGAACGAATTGCCAAAGATTCTCCCAAAGACCATTGGACAATTATGGAAATTCTCGCTGCTTTTATCCGCGAGAATGCTCCGGTAAATCAAAAATATGAGGATGAGTTACAGGTATCATCAAAACTTCCTACAGATATTCAAACAGCGATAACTGTCATTGGGCGACGCGATTCACATAAAGACCCAGTAAATCAAAAACTAGATTTACGCAATACAGACCTCAGTAATGCAGACTTAACGGAAGCTAACCTCTCTAAGGCAATTTTCGTAGGAGCTAACTTACAATGGGTAAATTTTACACAAGCAAATTTATCCGAGGCAGACCTATCAGTAACCAATCTTTGTGGGTCAGTCTTCTATGAAGCAAACCTCTCTAAGGCAACCCTTCCAGAAGCCAATTTGCAAGGCGTAATTCTCAGAAAAGCAAACCTCTCGAAGGCAATCCTTTATGATGCCAACTTGGAAGGGGCAATTCTTTGTGATGCTAGTTTGGTAGGAGCAATTCTTTGTGATGCCAACTTGGAAGGAGCAATTCTTTGTGATGCTAATCTCTTTGAAGCCAACTTTGAGGGTAGCAACCTCGAAGATGCAAACCTGATTGGCAGTAACCTGCAAAACGCAAAACTTGCTGGGGCCAACTTAGAAGGCGTGTTACTTAGTACAGCTAATCTGCAAGATGCCAACCTCCAAGAAACTAATCTCTTTAGGGCAAACTTGAGCGGATGTGAGAACCTAGAATTACAGCAGATTGAAGAGGCATTTGGCGATCGCACAACAATCCTACCGGAAAATCTGAATATACCCCAACATTGGCGTTAA